From one Paramormyrops kingsleyae isolate MSU_618 chromosome 1, PKINGS_0.4, whole genome shotgun sequence genomic stretch:
- the LOC111842453 gene encoding gastricsin: MKWLFVTLACVALSEGFVRIPLKKGKSIRSHLREQGVNLPLVDPGLKYEPYRTLASSIIEPLLNYADTTYYGVISVGTPPQSFEVLFDTGSANLWVDSVYCNTEACNAHRKFDPRSSSTYYSKGQDIYLSYGSGSLYATLGYDTVSVGAIVIRNQEVGLSTSEPGETFYVAHFDGIFGLSYPSMAVGQATPVMDNMIRQDLLQYNVFAFYLTRNEEEGSEVAFGGVDTSKYQGQIYWAPVTAEVYWQIAINGFLINNRATGWCNEGCQAIVDTGTSALTCPQQYLGYLMQAIGAQANQNGGYYVSCQATNLPTLTFNINGIKFPLPPSAYIAVEYSGGNKYCRVDISSTYLPSQNGQPLWILGDVFLRQYYSVYDRQNNRVGFALSV, from the exons ATGAAGTGGCTGTTTGTCacactggcttgtgtggctctTTCTGAGGGATTCGTCAG aatccctctGAAGAAAGGCAAGTCGATCAGGTCCCATCTGAGGGAGCAAGGGGTCAACCTTCCCCTGGTTGATCCGGGTCTCAAATACGAGCCCTACAGGACATTGGCTTCATCTATCATTGAACCTCTTCTCAACTATGCTGAT ACAACTTACTACGGCGTAATCAGCGTAGGAACTCCACCACAGTCATTTGAAGTCCTCTTTGACACTGGTTCAGCTAATCTCTGGGTGGACTCTGTCTACTGCAACACTGAGGCCTGCA ATGCTCACAGGAAATTTGACCCCAGAAGTTCTTCCACTTACTACAGCAAAGGGCAAGACATCTACCTTTCCTATGGTTCTGGAAGCCTGTATGCGACCCTGGGCTATGACACAGTCAGC GTCGGAGCCATTGTCATCCGTAATCAAGAGGTTGGGCTGAGCACCAGTGAACCGGGCGAGACCTTCTACGTAGCCCATTTCGATGGCATCTTTGGCCTTTCATACCCTTCCATGGCTGTCGGTCAAGCGACTCCCGTGATGGACAACATGATCCGACAGGACTTACTGCAGTACAATGTATTTGCGTTCTATTTGACCCG GAATGAGGAGGAGGGCAGTGAGGTGGCATTCGGTGGAGTCGACACCTCCAAGTACCAGGGCCAGATCTACTGGGCTCCTGTCACCGCAGAAGTCTACTGGCAGATCGCCATCAATGG gttcctgattaacaACCGTGCCACTGGTTGGTGCAATGAGGGCTGCCAGGCCATCGTGGATACGGGCACCTCTGCCCTCACCTGCCCCCAGCAGTACCTTGGTTACCTGATGCAGGCTATTGGTGCCCAAGCCAACCAGAATGGGGGG TATTATGTCAGCTGTCAAGCAACAAACCTTCCCACCCTGACCTTCAACATCAATGGCATTAAGTTCCCCCTGCCTCCGTCAGCCTACATCGCGGTG GAATACAGCGGTGGAAATAAATACTGCAGGGTAGATATTTCATCCACCTACCTGCCCTCTCAGAACGGccagcccctttggattctggGAGACGTTTTCTTGAGGCAGTACTACTCTGTCTATGATCGTCAGAACAACCGAGTGGGATTTGCCCTCTCTGTGTAA